In Salarias fasciatus chromosome 2, fSalaFa1.1, whole genome shotgun sequence, one genomic interval encodes:
- the med12 gene encoding mediator of RNA polymerase II transcription subunit 12 isoform X5 produces MMAAFGILSYEHRPLKRPRLGPPDVYPQDPKQKEDELTALNVKQGFNNQPAVSGDEHGSAKNVNFNPSKISSNFSSIIAEKLRYNTFPDTGKRKPQVNQKDNFWLVTARSQSSINNWFTDLAGTKPLTQLAKKVPIFSKKEEVFGYLAKYSVPVMRSAWMIKMTCAYHAAITETKVKKRHVIDPCIEWTQIITKYLWEQLQKVAEFYRQFPSQGCSSPLPATPADVEMAMKQWEYNEKLAMFMFQDGMLDRHEFLTWVLECFEKVRPGEDELLRLLLPLLLQYSGEFVQSAYLSRRLAYFCTRRLNLLLSDGSLGPGAGGHPAHGILTQQGNALPPTPTSQPAGGNQPQTPFTDFYICPQHRPLVFGLSCMLQSIVLCCPSALVWHYSLTDSRNKTGSPLDLLPLAPSSLPMPGGNTAFTQQVRSKLREIEEQVKERGQAVEFRWSFDKCQETTAGFTIGRVLHTLEVLDNHSFEKSDFNNSLDSLYNRIFGSGQSKDGHEMSPDDDAVVTLLCEWAVCCKRSGRHRAMVVAKLLEKRQAEIEAERCGESEVVDEKGSVSSGSLSAATLPVFQDVLLQFLDTQAPTLTEPGNESERVEFSNLVLLFCELIRHDVFSHNIYMCTLISRGDLASDSHLPRPRSPSDEPSDESERKEQEAGSSIKMEDTGLSESMEIDQNSSANFDEMFSPPMHCESKGSPSPEKPTPEQDSKAGCKDKGMDPAFPQLYEQPRHIQYATHFPIPQEESASHECNQRLVVLYGVGKLRDEARHTIKKITKDILKVLNRKSTAETGGEEGQKRKRSKPEAFPTAEDIFSKFQHLSHFDQHQVTSQVSRNVLEQITSFALGMSYHLPLVQHIQFIFDLMEYSLNISGLIDFAIQLLNELSLVEAELLLKSSSLVGSYTTSLCLCIVAVLRRYHSCLILNPEQTAQVFDGLRIVVKSGVNPADCSSAERCILAYLYDLYTSCSHLKNKFGEIFSEFCSKVKNSIYCNIDPSDSNMLWDPVFMMEAIANPSAHNFNHSMVGKILNDSPANRYSFVCNVLMDVCVDHRDPERVNDIGILCAELTAYCRSLSAEWLGILKALCCSSNNGNCGFNDLLCNVDVSDLSFHDSLATFVAILIARQCLLLEDLVRCVAIPSLLNAACSEQDSEPGARLTCRILLHLFKTPQRNPVPQDGVKSDKSSVGIRSSCDRHLLAASQNSIVVGAVFAVLKAVFMLGDAELRGSGLSHPAGLDDISEGRNVSIETASLDVYAKYVLKTICQQEWVGERCLKSLSEDSSALQDPVLVNIQAQRLLQLICYPHRQLDSDDGDNPQRQRIKRILQNMDQWTMRQSSLELQLMIKQSTNNELYALLENIAKATIEVFQKSAEMNSNNPSGNGATVQGGSASNNSSTTSKMKPILSSSERSGVWLVAPLIAKLPTSVQGHVLKAAGEELEKGQHLGSSSRKERDRQKQKSMSLLSQQPFLSLVLTCLKGQDEQREGLLTSLYSQVQQIVTNWREDQYQDDCKAKQMMHEALKLRLNLVGGMFDTVQRSTQQTTEWAVLLLDIISSGTVDMQSNNELFTTVLDMLSVLINGTLAADMSSISQGSMEENKRAYMNLVKKLRKELGDRQSESLEKVRQLLPLPKQTRDVITCEPQGSLIDTKGNKIAGFEKEGLQVSTKQKISPWDVFEGLKHSAPLSWGWFGTVRVDRKVTKFEEQQRFLLYHTHLKPKPRSYYLEPLPLPPEEEEPLTPISQEPEKIKEAVKPEKNVPAVPSDTNKKKPSKKKKNQTKSEEYRPPSGVSYVPNMPPDPMQNHPYGRLPYSQQPIGMYTQNQPLPPGGPGLEPPYRPTRNPQMAKMMTTRPSYPGMMPGMQGNMPGMMGLDKQYMGYKPPPSMPQGQMLRQQLQVRLNQSIMGQQIRQITPNPPYTSMQASQNISQGYTPYGGSHLSLQQHPSQSGGIVPSSYGNQNFQGSHPGANPAVVDPLRQMQQRPSGYIHQQAPGYAHNMQNTQRFAHQPLQQNPIMHGLSHMAGQGVHPGLRPNQMLAEQQQQQQQQQQQQQQQQQAAQQQQYLRQHALRQQQQPVQPQQVPPQQQVPQQQQQQQQVSAVPPPGQAQNQGLGMQPLPPQQPLFPRQGMQQTQQQQQTAALVRQLQQQLSNTQPGQGTNSYY; encoded by the exons GTGCCCATCTTCAGCAAAAAGGAGGAGGTGTTTGGATATCTGGCCAAGTACTCGGTTCCTGTCATGCGATCAGCATGGATGATCAAGATGACCTGTGCTTATCACGCAGCCATCACAGAAACTAAAGTGAAGAAGAGGCATGTTATTGATCCCTGCATAG AATGGACGCAGATCATCACGAAGTACCTCTGGGAGCAGCTTCAGAAGGTGGCTGAGTTTTACAGGCAGTTTCCCAGCCAAGGCTGCAGCTCGCCTCTCCCGGCCACACCAGCTGACGTGGAGATGGCGATGAAGCAGTGGGAGTACAACGAGAAGCTGGCcatgttcatgtttcag GATGGAATGTTAGACAGACATGAGTTCCTGACGTGGGTGCTGGAGTGTTTTGAGAAGGTCCGGCCCGGCGAAGACGAACTTCTCAGACTCCTCCTGCCCCTTTTGCTACAG TACTCAGGGGAATTTGTACAGTCGGCTTACTTGTCACGACGGCTGGCTTATTTCTGCACACGCCGCCTCAACCTGTTGCTAAGTGACGGGAGCCTGGGCCCCGGCGCAGGGGGGCATCCAGCCCATGGCATATTGACACAGCAAGGCAACGCGCTGCCCCCGACCCCCACCTCTCAGCCGGCGGGAGGAAACCAGCCGCAGACACCTTTCACAGATTTTTACATCTGCCCGCAGCACCGGCCCCTGGTGTTCGGCCTCAGCTGCATGCTACAG AGCATCGTATTGTGCTGCCCCAGTGCTCTGGTGTGGCATTACTCCCTGACAGACAGCAGAAACAAGACGGGCTCGCCTCTGGACCTGCTGCCCCTCGCCCCCTCCAGCCTGCCGATGCCAGGAGGCAACACCGCCTTCACACAGCAG GTCCGTTCAAAGTTGCGAGAAATCGAGGAGCAAGTCAAGGAGCGAGGCCAGGCGGTTGAGTTCAGGTGGTCGTTTGATAAATGCCAGGAAACCACAGCAG GCTTCACCATCGGGAGGGTCCTTCACACGTTGGAGGTCTTGGACAACCACAGCTTTGAGAAGTCCGATTTTAACAACTCACTGGATTCGCTCTACAACAGGATATTCGGCTCAGGCCAAAGTAAAGATGGTCATGAG ATGTCACCTGACGACGACGCCGTGGTGACCTTGCTTTGTGAATGGGCCGTGTGCTGCAAACGCTCCGGCAGGCACCGGGCCATGGTGGTGGccaagctgctggagaagagaCAGGCTGAAATAGAGGCAGAG AGGTGTGGTGAGTCGGAGGTGGTGGATGAGAAGGGCTCTGTGTCATCCGGCTCCCTCTCAGCTGCCACACTGCCAGTCTTTCaggatgtgctgctgcagtttcTCGATACCCAGGCCCCCACACTCA CGGAGCCGGGAAATGAAAGCGAGCGAGTGGAGTTCTCAAACCTGGTTCTCCTCTTCTGCGAGCTCATCCGTCACGACGTCTTCTCCCACAACATCTACATGTGCACGCTGATTTCCCGGGGTGACCTGGCCTCTGACTCCCACCTGCCACGCCCACGCTCCCCCAGCGACGAGCCGTCGGATGAATCAGAGCGCAAAGAGCAGGAGGCGGGCAGCAGCATCAAGATGGAG GACACCGGACTGTCGGAGTCCATGGAAATTGATCAGAACTCCAGTGCTAATTTTGACGAG ATGTTCTCACCCCCGATGCACTGCGAGTCCAAGGGGAGCCCCTCCCCTGAGAAGCCCACCCCAGAGCAGGACAGCAAGGCCGGCTGTAAGGACAAGGGGATGGACCCGGCCTTCCCCCAGCTGTACGAGCAGCCGCGCCACATTCAGTATGCCACTCACTTCCCCATTCCTCAG GAGGAAAGCGCAAGTCACGAGTGCAACCAGCGTCTTGTTGTCCTCTACGGCGTTGGCAAGCTGAGGGACGAGGCACGCCACACCATCAAGAAGATTACCAAAGACATCTTGAAGGTGCTCAACCGCAAAAGCACAGCAGAAACAG GCGGGGAGGAaggacagaagaggaagaggagtaaGCCCGAGGCCTTTCCCACCGCAGAAGATATCTTCTCCAAATTCCAACACCTCTCACATTTTGATCAGCACCAGGTCACCTCACAG GTGTCCAGAAATGTGCTGGAACAGATCACCAGCTTTGCCTTAGGGATGTCGTACCACCTGCCTCTCGTCCAGCACATCCAGTTCATCTTCGACCTCATGGAGTATTCCCTCAACATCAGTGGCCTCATAGACTTTGCGATCCAA cttctgaATGAGCTGAGTCTGGTGGaagcggagctgctgctgaagtcgtCCAGCCTGGTGGGCAGCTACACCACCAGCCTGTGTCTCTGCATCGTGGCCGTGCTGAGGAGATACCACTCCTGCCTCATCCTCAATCCTGAGCAGACGGCTCAAGTGTTTGACGG ATTGCGCATTGTGGTGAAGTCCGGCGTGAACCCTGCAGACTGCTCCTCCGCCGAGCGCTGCATCCTGGCCTACCTGTACGACCTGTACACATCCTGCAGCCACCTCAAGAACAAGTTTGGTGAGATCTTCAG CGAGTTCTGCTCTAAAGTGAAAAACTCCATCTACTGCAACATCGACCCGTCCGACTCAAACATGCTGTGGGATCCCGTCTTCATGATGGAGGCCATCGCCAATCCCTCAGCCCACAACTTCAACCACTCCATGGTGGGCAAAATCCTCAACGACAGCCCGGCCAACCGCTACAGCTTCGTGTGCAACGTGCTCATGGACGTGTGTGTGGACCACCGAGACCCCGAGAG GGTGAACGACATTGGGATCCTGTGCGCGGAGCTGACGGCGTACTGTCGCTCCCTGAGCGCCGAGTGGCTCGGAATCCTCAaggccctctgctgctcctccaacAACGGCAACTGCGGCTTCAATGACTTGCTGTGTAACGTGGAT GTTAGCGATCTGTCCTTCCACGATTCCCTGGCAACCTTTGTAGCCATCCTCATTGCTCGGCAGTGCTTGTTACTGGAAGATCTGGTTCGCTGTGTGGCCATCCCGTCACTCCTCAATGCAG CCTGCAGCGAACAAGACTCTGAGCCGGGAGCGAGGCTCACCTGCAGGATTCTGCTACACCTTTTCAAGACGCCACAGCGCAACCCGGTCCCCCAGGACGGAGTGAAGTCAG ACAAATCCTCAGTTGGTATCCGGTCGTCTTGTGATCGCCACCTCCTCGCAGCGTCCCAGAACAGCATTGTAGTTGGAGCAGTATTTGCTGTCCTCAAAGCTGTTTTCATGCTGG GTGATGCAGAGCTGAGAGGCTCAGGACTGTCTCACCCTGCCGGCCTCGATGACATATCTGAAGGACGCAATGTCTCCATCGAGACAGCCAGCCTGGATGTGTATGCCAAGTATGTTCTGAAGACGATCTGCCAGCAG GAGTGGGTTGGCGAACGCTGCCTGAAATCTCTGTCTGAGGACAGCAGTGCCCTGCAGGACCCTGTGCTGGTGAACATTCAGGCCCAGCGGCTTCTGCAGCTTATTTGTTATCCGCACCGCCAGCTGGACAGCGACGACGGCGACAACCCTCAGAGGCAGCGCATCAAACGCATCCTTCAG AATATGGACCAATGGACAATGAGGCAGTCgtctctggagctgcagctgatgaTCAAACAGAGCACAAACAAT GAGCTCTATGCTCTCTTGGAAAACATAGCGAAAGCCACGATTGAAGTGTTTCAGAAATCAGCTGAGATGAACTCCAATAACCCCTCAGGGAATGGAGCCACAGTCCAGGGCGGCTCCGCctccaacaacagcagcaccaCAAGCAAGATGAAACCTATCTTAAG ctcaTCGGAGCGATCAGGCGTTTGGCTCGTGGCTCCGTTAATCGCCAAGCTGCCCACTTCAGTTCAGGGCCACGTGCTGAAGGCTGccggagaggagctggagaagggaCAGCACCTCGGCTCCTCTTCACgtaaagagagagacagacagaaacagaaaag CATGTCGCTGCTGAGCCAGCAGCCGTTCCTGTCGCTGGTACTGACCTGCTTGAAGGGGCAGGATGAGCAGAGGGAGGGTCTCCTCACCTCCCTGTACAGCCAGGTGCAGCAGATCGTCACCAACTGGAGAGAAGACCAGTACCAGGATGACTGCAAGGCCAAGCAGATGATGCACGAGGCTCTGAAGCTACGACTCAATCTT GTTGGTGGCATGTTTGACACGGTGCAGCGCAGCACCCAGCAGACCACCGAGTGGGCGGTCCTGCTCCTGGACATAATCAGCAGCGGCACCGTGGACATGCAGTCCAATAA TGAGCTCTTCACCACAGTGCTGGACATGCTGAGCGTGCTGATTAACGGCACGCTGGCCGCCGACATGTCCAGCATCTCTCAGGGCAGCATGGAGGAGAACAAGAGAGCCTACATGAACCTGGTCAAGAAGCTCAGG AAAGAGCTTGGAGATCGGCAGTCAGAAAGTCTGGAGAAGGTTCGCCAGCTTCTGCCGCTGCCGAAGCAAACCCGAGACGTGATCACGTGTGAACCTCAGGGGTCACTGATCGACACGAAGGGCAACAAGATCGCCGGCTTTGAGAAAGAG GGTCTTCAAGTGTCAACCAAGCAGAAGATTTCTCCGTGGGACGTCTTTGAGGGTCTGAAGCACTCGGCGCCGCTCTCCTGGGGCTGGTTCGGAACGGTACGCGTGGACCGCAAAGTCACCAAgtttgaggagcagcagcgtttcctgctGTACCACACCCACCTGAAGCCCAAACCGCGTAGCTATTACCTGGAGCCCCTCCCGCTGCCCCCCGAGGAAGAGGAGCCCCTGACCCCCATCTCCCAGGAGCCGGAGAAGATAAAGGAGGCCGTGAAGCCCGAGAAGAATGTTCCCGCCGTGCCCTCGGACACAAACAAGAAGAAGCCcagcaagaaaaagaaaaatcagaccAAGTCAGAG GAATATCGACCACCCAGCGGTGTGAGCTACGTGCCTAACATGCCTCCAGATCCGATGCAAAACCACCCATACGGCAGGCTACCATACAGCCAGCAGCCCATCGGCATGTACACACAGAACCAGCCTCTACCTCCAG GAGGTCCAGGATTAGAACCTCCGTACAGGCCTACCCGCAACCCACAGATGGCCAAAATGATGACCACTCGACCCAGCTATCCCGGCATGATGCCCGGCATGCAGGGAAACATGCCCGGCATGATGGGACTGGACAAGCAATACATGGGTTACAAACCCCCGCCCAGCATGCCGCAGGGCCAGATGCTGCGACAGCAGTTACAGGTCAGACTG aatcaGAGCATAATGGGGCAGCAGATCAGACAGATAACGCCCAACCCACCATACACATCAATGCAGGCCTCCCAG AACATATCTCAGGGCTATACCCCATACGGCGGATCACACCTGAGCTTGCAGCAGCACCCGTCCCAAAGTGGTGGTATAGTTCCCTCCTCCTACGGGAACCAGAACTTCCAGGGCTCCCACCCTGGAGCCAACCCGGCTGTGGTGGACCCCCTCAGGCAGATGCAGCAGAGGCCCAGCGGTTACATTCACCAGCAGGCTCCAGGCTACGCACACAATATGCAGAACACGCAGAG GTTTGCCCACCAGCCCCTCCAGCAGAATCCGATCATGCACGGCCTCAGTCACATGGCCGGCCAGGGCGTCCATCCAGGCCTGAGGCCCAATCAGATGCTGGcagagcaacagcagcagcagcagcagcagcaacaacagcagcagcagcaacagcaggcagcacagcagcagcagtacctCAGACAACATGCACTCAGA caacagcagcagccggtCCAGCCGCAGCAGGTTCcccctcagcagcaggttccacagcagcagcagcaacagcagcaggtgtCAGCGGTGCCGCCTCCAGGCCAGGCGCAGAACCAGGGGCTCGGCATGCAGCCGCTGCCCCCTCAGCAGCCTCTG TTCCCACGACAGGGGATGCAGCAgactcaacagcagcagcagactgcagctctgGTCAGACAGCTCCAACAACAACTTTCAA ataCACAACCAGGACAGGGCACCAACTCATATTACTAA